Proteins from a genomic interval of Zingiber officinale cultivar Zhangliang chromosome 2A, Zo_v1.1, whole genome shotgun sequence:
- the LOC122043479 gene encoding 5'-adenylylsulfate reductase-like 5, translating to MARSSRHHLLAFLLLLSPVASFASQRSQPVCPVSDLSFLDHLGSRCPSRIDLSPSVEVSGEMLEKELGSGESSAYYSVLFYASWCPFSRSIRPTFDALNSMFPQIKHLVVEESSIMPSVLSRNGIHSFPSILLINGTTRIRYHGSKSLNSLVYFYKKSIGLDPIILLEIDQVSSAKIRTPVLHFESARELITKEPYLAFSLLFIFLRMIICFVPLLYSRVKAFWASHAWCLNLRCLRESSQLLEQVLHLVDIKRVWSNLKIWNRTRNLQKGANNARVWASSLTSVSLGESSSSSKLSLSNTQ from the exons ATGGCCAGATCCTCTCGCCATCACCTCCtcgccttcctcctcctcctctcccccGTCGCCTCCTTCGCTAGCCAACGATCGCAGCCTGTGTGTCCTGTCTCGGACCTCTCCTTCCTCGACCACCTTGGATCTCGATGCCCTTCTCGTATCGATCTGTCTCCGTCCGTCGAG GTGAGCGGAGAGATGCTTGAGAAAGAGCTGGGTTCTGGTGAGAGCAGTGCTTATTATTCTGTTCTCTTCTATGCATCATGGTGTCCATTCTCACGCAGCATTAGACCTACCTTTGATGCCCTTAACTCAATGTTCCCTCAAATAAAGCATTTAGTAGTTGAAGAATCATCCATCATGCCAAG TGTCCTCTCAAGAAATGGTATCCACAGCTTTCCCTCTATATTGCTGATCAATGGAACAACAAGGATTCGGTATCACGGGTCAAAGAGTCTGAACTCTCTGGTGTACTTCTACAAGAAAAGCATTG GTTTGGATCCAATCATACTTCTAGAAATAGATCAGGTCAGTTCAGCAAAGATCAGGACCCCTGTACTCCATTTTGAATCTGCAAGGGAGTTGATAACCAAGGAACCGTATTTGGCATTTTCCCTTCTTTTCATCTTCCTGAGAATGATCATATGCTTCGTTCCTTTGCTATACTCTCGCGTTAAAGCTTTTTGGGCCTCACATGCCTGGTGCCTGAACTTGAGATGCCTTCGCGAATCAAGCCAGCTGTTGGAGCAGGTGTTGCACTTAGTCGACATCAAAAGGGTGTGGAGCAATCTTAAGATTTGGAACCGGACAAGGAACCTTCAGAAAGGAGCAAATAACGCACGGGTTTGGGCATCTTCCCTTACCTCCGTCTCACTCGGTGAGTCATCCTCTTCATCAAAACTCTCTCTTTCCAACACACAATGA
- the LOC122043480 gene encoding uncharacterized protein LOC122043480: MESNNWARLGVACLLVAVVCCLSCAEAAAATRRVEVQRHLKRLNKQAVKSIKSPDGDIIDCVHISHQPAFDHPFLKNHTIQMRPSHHPEGQVLLDENKLITSKQKPPPRSQLWHNIGRCPQNTIPVRRTKKEDLLRASSMKKYGRKLQRTTPNPLSLQPDLLDESGHQHAIAYVEGDSYYGARATINVWEPRLEQGNEFSLSQVWVIGGSFGEDLNSIEAGWQVSPDLYGDNNTRLFTYWTTDSYQATGCYNLLCSGFIQVNSEIAMGATIYPVSKYEGFQYDISILVWKDPKEGHWWLQFGNDYVLGYWPSFLFSYLSECASMIEWGGEVVNLEPGGEHTSTAMGSGHFPKEGFGKSSYFRNIQVVDGSNNLRDPTGIAAFTEQANCYNVQIGHGGGKWGNYFYFGGPGRNSNCP, from the exons ATGGAGTCTAACAATTGGGCGAGGCTCGGGGTGGCGTGCCTACTGGTAGCGGTGGTGTGCTGCTTATCGTGCGccgaggcggcggcggcgacgcGGCGGGTGGAGGTGCAGAGACACCTAAAGAGGCTCAACAAGCAAGCTGTCAAGAGCATCAAG AGCCCTGATGGAGACATCATCGACTGCGTACACATATCTCACCAGCCAGCCTTCGACCACCCTTTCCTCAAGAACCACACGATCCAG ATGAGACCATCACATCACCCAGAAGGACAAGTGCTCCTTGACGAGAACAAACTGATCACTTCAAAGCAGAAACCCCCTCCCCGATCCCAGCTCTGGCACAACATTGGCAGGTGTCCCCAGAACACTATCCCTGTTCGCAGAACAAAGAAGGAAGACCTGCTCAGAGCAAGCTCCATGAAGAAATATGGCAGAAAGCTGCAAAGGACCACCCCTAATCCACTCTCCCTTCAACCTGACCTCCTCGATGAGAGTGGTCACCAG CATGCAATTGCTTATGTGGAGGGGGATTCATACTATGGAGCAAGGGCGACCATTAATGTCTGGGAGCCAAGGCTTGAGCAGGGGAATGAGTTCAGTCTGTCTCAGGTCTGGGTTATTGGGGGCTCCTTTGGAGAGGATCTCAACAGCATTGAAGCTGGCTGGCAG GTGAGTCCAGACCTTTATGGTGATAACAACACAAGACTCTTCACTTACTGGACT ACTGATTCTTACCAAGCAACAGGTTGctacaacttattgtgttctggATTCATTCAAGTAAACAGTGAGATTGCAATGGGTGCCACAATCTACCCTGTTTCTAAATATGAAGGTTTCCAATATGATATCAGTATCCTTGTTTGGAAG GATCCAAAGGAAGGTCACTGGTGGCTACAATTTGGGAACGACTATGTGCTTGGCTACTGGccttccttcctcttctcctacCTCTCGGAGTGTGCCTCCATGATTGAATGGGGAGGGGAGGTTGTGAACTTAGAGCCAGGCGGCGAGCACACTTCCACCGCCATGGGCAGTGGCCACTTTCCCAAAGAAGGCTTCGGCAAATCCAGTTACTTCAGGAACATccaagtagttgatggatcaaacaaCTTGAGAGATCCAACAGGCATTGCTGCCTTCACTGAGCAAGCAAACTGCTATAATGTGCAGATTGGCCATGGTGGTGGCAAATGGGGGAACTACTTCTACTTTGGAGGTCCTGGAAGAAACTCCAATTGCCCATAA
- the LOC122043481 gene encoding probable serine/threonine-protein kinase WNK9 isoform X1 — protein sequence MGRGAQDPTHLEFVEVDPTGRYGRYNEILGKGASKTVYRAFDEYEGIEVAWNQVKLHDFLQSPENLERLYCEIHLLETLKHKNIMKFYTSWVDATERNINFVTELFTSGTLRQYRQKHRRVHIRAVKHWCRQILSGLLYLHSHDPPIIHRDLKCDNIFINGNQGEVKIGDLGLAAILRKSHAIHCVGTPEFMAPEVYEEEYNELVDIYSFGMCVLEMVTFEYPYSECTHPVQIYKKVISGTKPESLYQVKDPEIRVFVEKCLATASERLSARELLDDPFLQIDLGSNYEEKDIGLVDQTLMEPYLELFQSNGSLATNYLSNNVQHQIELENHWDYDVVNMVERGMSLFDCHKDDQYSNVDITIKGKRKEDGNIFLRLRISDLDGCVRNIYFLFDIEADTALSVATEMVAELDIIDYEVTRIADMIDGEVASLVPEWKPGPGIEENPRFCRNCASNVSSYGSMVECASVKNPSNRSMKAINCCHFECAEMHGRFEEITYQVEETELCVTEEVPMLSTSQSDGLEDCFLSSRFDHSDEESEQLGLSGKDEKVIHMDDCSRGKSKNSLQQYLDSSEFDYQKVAPNELDISQDLKWLDANYWMESQRTSKGGLRSPPDSTNKESNKQNSFTGSSEERELMKSFHLGKRNSFHIPYSDTNEPGNLKTTPTHSRNCSLQSLSNQNCKVNSPASPEQMFTAKNFYTEPTSAHTRTKSLCIDA from the exons ATGGGCAGGGGAGCTCAAGACCCAACTCACCTTGAGTTCGTTGAGGTCGATCCCACAGGCAGATATGGCAGG TACAATGAGATCCTCGGCAAGGGCGCTTCCAAGACAGT TTATAGGGCTTTTGATGAGTATGAAGGGATTGAGGTTGCTTGGAACCAAGTGAAACTGCATGATTTCCTGCAGAGCCCTGAGAACCTGGAGAGGCTCTACTGTGAGATTCACCTCCTCGAGACCTTGAAGCACAAGAACATTATGAAATTCTACACCTCTTGGGTCGACGCCACTGAGAGGAACATCAATTTTGTCACTGAGTTGTTCACCTCAGGCACTCTAAGGCA GTATAGGCAAAAGCATAGAAGGGTTCACATCAGGGCAGTAAAGCATTGGTGTAGGCAGATTCTTAGTGGTCTTCTCTATCTCCACAGCCATGACCCCCCAATCATCCATAGGGACCTCAAGTGTGACAATATCTTCATTAATGGCAATCAAGGCGAAGTCAAGATTGGCGATCTCGGCCTTGCCGCCATTCTCCGGAAATCACATGCTATCCATTGTGTTG GCACACCAGAGTTCATGGCGCCGGAGGTGTATGAGGAGGAATACAATGAACTGGTGGACATCTACTCGTTCGGGATGTGCGTGTTGGAAATGGTCACCTTTGAGTACCCTTACAGTGAATGCACCCACCCTGTTCAGATATACAAGAAAGTTATCTCT GGAACAAAGCCGGAATCGTTGTACCAAGTTAAAGATCCCGAGATTAGGGTATTTGTTGAAAAATGCCTTGCAACCGCATCCGAGAGGCTTTCTGCTAGGGAGCTTCTCGATGATCCCTTTTTACAAATTGATCTTGGTTCGAATTATGAGGAAAAAGACATTGGCCTTGTGGATCAAACACTTATGGAACCTTACCTTGAACTTTTCCAAAGTAATGGGTCTTTGGCTACTAATTATTTGTCAAACAATGTACAGCACCAAATTGAATTGGAGAATCATTGGGATTACGATGTTGTCAATATGGTAGAACGCGGTATGAGCCTCTTCGACTGCCACAAAGATGATCAATATTCAAATGTGGATATTACTATCAAGGGAAAGAGAAAAGAAGATGGGAACATCTTTTTGAGACTAAGGATTTCAGATCTAGATG GTTGTGTACGAAACATATATTTTCTCTTTGATATCGAGGCTGATACTGCACTGAGTGTTGCCACAGAGATGGTAGCGGAGTTAGATATAATAGATTATGAAGTAACTAGAATAGCTGACATGATCGATGGAGAGGTAGCTTCTCTGGTGCCAGAATGGAAGCCAGGCCCCGGCATAGAAGAAAATCCAAGATTTTGCCGCAATTGTGCTTCCAATGTTTCTTCTTATGGTTCAATGGTAGAGTGTGCCTCGGTGAAAAATCCATCCAACAGAAGCATGAAAGCTATCAACTGTTGCCATTTTGAGTGTGCTGAAATGCATGGCCGGTTCGAGGAAATAACATACCAAGTTGAAGAAACTGAGCTTTGTGTCACCGAGGAAGTGCCTATGCTATCCACAAGCCAATCTGATGGACTTGAGGATTGTTTTCTTTCGTCAAGGTTCGATCACTCTGATGAAGAATCTGAACAATTAGGCTTGTCGGGGAAGGATGAAAAGGTCATACACATGGATGATTGCTCAAGAGGCAAATCCAAAAATTCTTTGCAACAATATCTTGATTCATCAGAGTTTGATTACCAGAAAGTGGCACCCAATGAACTTGACATCAGTCAAGACCTGAAATGGCTCGACGCGAATTACTGGATGGAATCGCAGAGAACATCCAAAGGAGGACTGCGATCACCCCCTGACTCTACGAACAAGGAGAGTAACAAACAAAATAGCTTTACAGGTTCTTCAGAAGAAAGAGAGCTGATGAAGTCTTTTCATTTGGGCAAGCGAAACTCGTTCCACATACCTTATAGTGACACGAACGAACCCGGCAACCTTAAGACGACTCCTACTCATTCAAGAAATTGCAGTTTGCAATCCCTCAGCAATCAAAATTGCAAGGTGAATTCTCCAGCCAGCCCTGAGCAGATGTTCACGGCAAAGAACTTCTACACCGAACCCACAAGTGCCCACACTAGAACAAAGTCTCTATGCATTGATGCTTAA
- the LOC122043481 gene encoding probable serine/threonine-protein kinase WNK9 isoform X2, whose translation MGRGAQDPTHLEFVEVDPTGRYGRYNEILGKGASKTVAFDEYEGIEVAWNQVKLHDFLQSPENLERLYCEIHLLETLKHKNIMKFYTSWVDATERNINFVTELFTSGTLRQYRQKHRRVHIRAVKHWCRQILSGLLYLHSHDPPIIHRDLKCDNIFINGNQGEVKIGDLGLAAILRKSHAIHCVGTPEFMAPEVYEEEYNELVDIYSFGMCVLEMVTFEYPYSECTHPVQIYKKVISGTKPESLYQVKDPEIRVFVEKCLATASERLSARELLDDPFLQIDLGSNYEEKDIGLVDQTLMEPYLELFQSNGSLATNYLSNNVQHQIELENHWDYDVVNMVERGMSLFDCHKDDQYSNVDITIKGKRKEDGNIFLRLRISDLDGCVRNIYFLFDIEADTALSVATEMVAELDIIDYEVTRIADMIDGEVASLVPEWKPGPGIEENPRFCRNCASNVSSYGSMVECASVKNPSNRSMKAINCCHFECAEMHGRFEEITYQVEETELCVTEEVPMLSTSQSDGLEDCFLSSRFDHSDEESEQLGLSGKDEKVIHMDDCSRGKSKNSLQQYLDSSEFDYQKVAPNELDISQDLKWLDANYWMESQRTSKGGLRSPPDSTNKESNKQNSFTGSSEERELMKSFHLGKRNSFHIPYSDTNEPGNLKTTPTHSRNCSLQSLSNQNCKVNSPASPEQMFTAKNFYTEPTSAHTRTKSLCIDA comes from the exons ATGGGCAGGGGAGCTCAAGACCCAACTCACCTTGAGTTCGTTGAGGTCGATCCCACAGGCAGATATGGCAGG TACAATGAGATCCTCGGCAAGGGCGCTTCCAAGACAGT GGCTTTTGATGAGTATGAAGGGATTGAGGTTGCTTGGAACCAAGTGAAACTGCATGATTTCCTGCAGAGCCCTGAGAACCTGGAGAGGCTCTACTGTGAGATTCACCTCCTCGAGACCTTGAAGCACAAGAACATTATGAAATTCTACACCTCTTGGGTCGACGCCACTGAGAGGAACATCAATTTTGTCACTGAGTTGTTCACCTCAGGCACTCTAAGGCA GTATAGGCAAAAGCATAGAAGGGTTCACATCAGGGCAGTAAAGCATTGGTGTAGGCAGATTCTTAGTGGTCTTCTCTATCTCCACAGCCATGACCCCCCAATCATCCATAGGGACCTCAAGTGTGACAATATCTTCATTAATGGCAATCAAGGCGAAGTCAAGATTGGCGATCTCGGCCTTGCCGCCATTCTCCGGAAATCACATGCTATCCATTGTGTTG GCACACCAGAGTTCATGGCGCCGGAGGTGTATGAGGAGGAATACAATGAACTGGTGGACATCTACTCGTTCGGGATGTGCGTGTTGGAAATGGTCACCTTTGAGTACCCTTACAGTGAATGCACCCACCCTGTTCAGATATACAAGAAAGTTATCTCT GGAACAAAGCCGGAATCGTTGTACCAAGTTAAAGATCCCGAGATTAGGGTATTTGTTGAAAAATGCCTTGCAACCGCATCCGAGAGGCTTTCTGCTAGGGAGCTTCTCGATGATCCCTTTTTACAAATTGATCTTGGTTCGAATTATGAGGAAAAAGACATTGGCCTTGTGGATCAAACACTTATGGAACCTTACCTTGAACTTTTCCAAAGTAATGGGTCTTTGGCTACTAATTATTTGTCAAACAATGTACAGCACCAAATTGAATTGGAGAATCATTGGGATTACGATGTTGTCAATATGGTAGAACGCGGTATGAGCCTCTTCGACTGCCACAAAGATGATCAATATTCAAATGTGGATATTACTATCAAGGGAAAGAGAAAAGAAGATGGGAACATCTTTTTGAGACTAAGGATTTCAGATCTAGATG GTTGTGTACGAAACATATATTTTCTCTTTGATATCGAGGCTGATACTGCACTGAGTGTTGCCACAGAGATGGTAGCGGAGTTAGATATAATAGATTATGAAGTAACTAGAATAGCTGACATGATCGATGGAGAGGTAGCTTCTCTGGTGCCAGAATGGAAGCCAGGCCCCGGCATAGAAGAAAATCCAAGATTTTGCCGCAATTGTGCTTCCAATGTTTCTTCTTATGGTTCAATGGTAGAGTGTGCCTCGGTGAAAAATCCATCCAACAGAAGCATGAAAGCTATCAACTGTTGCCATTTTGAGTGTGCTGAAATGCATGGCCGGTTCGAGGAAATAACATACCAAGTTGAAGAAACTGAGCTTTGTGTCACCGAGGAAGTGCCTATGCTATCCACAAGCCAATCTGATGGACTTGAGGATTGTTTTCTTTCGTCAAGGTTCGATCACTCTGATGAAGAATCTGAACAATTAGGCTTGTCGGGGAAGGATGAAAAGGTCATACACATGGATGATTGCTCAAGAGGCAAATCCAAAAATTCTTTGCAACAATATCTTGATTCATCAGAGTTTGATTACCAGAAAGTGGCACCCAATGAACTTGACATCAGTCAAGACCTGAAATGGCTCGACGCGAATTACTGGATGGAATCGCAGAGAACATCCAAAGGAGGACTGCGATCACCCCCTGACTCTACGAACAAGGAGAGTAACAAACAAAATAGCTTTACAGGTTCTTCAGAAGAAAGAGAGCTGATGAAGTCTTTTCATTTGGGCAAGCGAAACTCGTTCCACATACCTTATAGTGACACGAACGAACCCGGCAACCTTAAGACGACTCCTACTCATTCAAGAAATTGCAGTTTGCAATCCCTCAGCAATCAAAATTGCAAGGTGAATTCTCCAGCCAGCCCTGAGCAGATGTTCACGGCAAAGAACTTCTACACCGAACCCACAAGTGCCCACACTAGAACAAAGTCTCTATGCATTGATGCTTAA